The genomic segment CGGAACCATGATGCTGGCCACAGGACATTTTGTTCAGGCACTCGGACGAAACAGGCAGCTGGAAAGCGGCGCAGCGCTCAATGAAGTCAATTCGTGGATTACTGCAGGATCCTGGATTGAAACCGGGGAGCGTTCGCCCTCCTACTGCAAAGTCTGGCTGATTCCAGATGAGCTACCCTGCCCGGTGGCAAATCGCAGACGCCGCCAGGGGTTTTGTTTTCCTGTACCATTTATCTTTTTAGGTAAAAAAAACAGAATGGGAGGACCTCCCATTCCTTATCAGCGGAATTGATATGAGTGATCTGCTTCTAATCTACAGCTTCCAGCAGCAGGTCGGCGATGTGAACAGCACGGACTTTTCCGCTTTTCCCCGCACGGTCGACACCCAGTTTCATCTCAAGCAGGCAGCCCGGATTAGCGGTGACAATGGTCTTTGCTGCTGTTTTTTCCACCTTCTCCATTTTATGATCAAGGATTTGCATCGCCATTTCAGGCTGGACAATATTATAATCACCGGCTGATCCACAGCAGGTGTCCGCACCCTCCATTTCTACAAAATGTGCGCCTTCAATCGACTGAAGGAGCATTCTCGGCTCACGGAATGTGTGCATGACATTGCGCAGATGGCAGGAATCCTGATAGGTGATGGTCTGTTCAGGCAGGCGCAGGCGATGTGTTTTCTGAAAATCAAGATCAACCAGAATGGCGGAAATATCTTTCAGTTTAGTGACAAAGTGCTTTGCCCGTTTCGCCCATTCCGGTTCATCCTTAAGTAAATGGTCATATTCAATCAGAAAGGCACTGCATCCTCCTGCATTCGTGATAATATAATCTGCATCTGATTTCTCAAATGCCTCAATATTCTGTTTTGCCATCTCCCTTGCCTTTTCCATCTCACCATTGTGTCCATTCAAAGCCCCACAGCACAGCTGATTTTCCGGTATGACCACATCACAGCCGGCTTTTTGCAGCAATTTGATCGTTGCGTTATTGGTTTTAAAGAAGATGGTATCCATCAGGCAACCGGTAAACAGGGCCACGGTCGCTTTCTTCTCCCCATCATGTGCAAAATATCGTGGACGTGCTTTTATCTCACGGCGCTTCGGAGCCTGAGGCAGGATTTTTTCCATTGCAGCCATACTCTTCGGGAAAAGGTTCATAAAGCCAATCTTTCGTCCGACCTTCTCCAGTCCACTGCGCTGGTAGAAGCCAAGCAGTCCTGTTGCTTTCTCCACACGGTCCTGATGCGGGAAAAGGCCATTAAATATCCCCTTGCGCACCATTTTCACCGGAACAGATTGTTTTTTGTGATGCTGGAGAATGGTACGGGCATCCGCCAGCAGATGTCCGTACTGAACACCAGATGGGCAAACCGGCTCACATGCCCGGCACCCGAGACACAGATCAAGTGAGTGGGCAATATCTTCATCCGGCTCAACCACACCGTCCGTGATCCCTTTCATCAAAGCAATCCGTCCACGCGGTGAGTATTTCTCCTGATGACCGGTTTCTATATATGTCGGACAGGAGGGCAGACAAAACCCGCAGCGCATGCAGTTCAACAACTCGTCATAGTCCATGTTTTCTTTAAAATCCTGCTGAATTTTCTTCTTATCAGATGTGGTCATCATTCTGCAGCCACCGCTCTTTCTACACTCGTTCTTTCTACACTATTTTCAGCGAATACTTTCCCTGGATTCATGATGCCGTTCGGATCTATCGCCTTTTTTATGCCTTTCATGATGCTGATCCCGGTCTCTCCCAGTTTCCACTTTAAATAAGGCGCTTTGGTCATGCCGATTCCATGCTCTCCGGTTAATGTCCCGCCGAGTTCAATGGCCTTTTCAAATATCGCTGCAAAAGCCTTTTCCACGCGCTGCATTTCTTCATGGTTCCGCGCGTCAGTCAGGCAGGTAGGATGCAGATTACCGTCCCCGGCATGCCCGAAGGTTGAAATACGCACCTGATATTTCTCTGCAATATCAGTTATCGCACGCACCATCTTCGCAATTTCCGACCTGGGAACGGTTGCATCTTCCAGAATCGTCGTCGGTTTAAGCCGGGCCAGGGCACTCAGCGCTGTACGTCTGGCCGTGGCAAGTTGTTCAGCTTCTTCATCAGACGCGGCAAGGCGTACATCAACAGCATGTTCACTGCGGCAAATTTCGGCGATTTTCTGAATATCGCGCTCAACGATCTCTTCAGGACCATCCTGTACGATCAACAGGATCGCTTTGGCTTCTGTCGGAAGTCCGATGTGCGCGAAGTCTTCAACCGCCCGCAGCGTATCCTGATCAAGGAACTCGAGTGTAACCGGTATCATTTTATGAGCGATAATAGCAGAGACCGACCGGCCGGCCGACTCAATATCCTGATACAGCGCCAGAATCGTCTTTTTGGATTCAGGTTTGGGAATCAGTTTCAGTGTGGCTTCAGTAATCACACCCAGCGTGCCCTCCGATCCAACAAACAGGCGCGTCAGGTCGTAGCCGGCGACATCTTTTGTCAGTTTGCCTCCCGTACGGATCAGTTCTCCATTTGGCAGTGCAACCTGCAGAGCCATGACATAATCCCTTGTGACTCCATATTTCAGGCCGCGAAGTCCTCCTGAATTTTCACTGATATTTCCGCCGATTGTTGAGATTTTCATCGAACTGGGATCCGGCGGATAAAATAGCCCTTCCCTCTCAACCGTTTCACTGATGGTCTTTGTGATGACACCGGGCTGAACTGTAATCGTCAGATTCTCTCTGTCAATCTCAAGAATCTTGTTCAGGTGCTTCAGAAGCAGGACGACGCCTCCTTTTGCGGGACACGTATCCGCACACAGGTTCGTACCGGAACCTCTCGAATAAACAGGCGTTCCTGTGTCATTACAGAGTTTCAGAACCTGTGCCGTCTCTTCTGCAGATCTCGGAGAGACTACAAAATCCGGAAGCGACTGATAATTTGGTGTGGCGTCATAAGAATAAACAAGCCTGCCGCTTGTGGATGCGTCGACGTTTTCCGTACCGACAATCTCTGCAAGCCTCTCTCTGATTCGTGACTGTTTTTTTAACCTTTTTGCAGATGCCATAAACTTTCCTCCCACAGCTTTTGTTTCCGCTTTCTCATGGTCTATTATAATAATTACCGATCGGTATCGCCATAAATAAGCCTGTATCCATGGTCGCGTTTACACTTATGATCGATCGAATGGAGGGTCGCGCCTCTTTCGCTTCAGTAACATGAAGAGGAACATGGCTTAACGAAACAAAAAAACCGGGCCTGTTGAACTGACCCGGTCTTGCACCTTCATTTATTCTTACCTGCACGGGCACGTCCTGCGCGCCCGAAAAACCCCCACTGACTGAAGCTTCCCTTTATTTAACAACATCATAGCCCTGATCTTCAACCGCTGACTTCATCTGATCAAAACCAACTTTGGCATCATCATATTGAACATCGACCTTTCCGGATTTCAGATCAACATTAGCTGATGAAACGCCTTCGAGATCTTTCAGTGCTCCGGACACAGCCTTTTTGCAGTGTCCGCAGCTCATCCCTTTGACTTCAAGTGTTCTTTCTGCCATCATACTCACCTCCTTTAATGGGTCATGGGATAAAACAACGGATCAGATCTTCAAGCTTTTCAGTCTCAGACTGTTTGCGACGACGGATACAGAACTGAAGGCCATGGCGGCACCTGCTACCCATGGTGCGAGAAGACCGAGGGCAGCAACGGGTATGCCTATCGCATTATAAAACAGTGCCCAGAACAGATTCTGACGGATATTCTGCATCGTTTTCCTGCTCAGATCAAGCACTTTGGCCACATGAGTCAGGTCGCCTCCGACAAGGGTCACATCGGCTGCTTCTATCGCAACGTCTGTTCCGGTTCCAATGGCCATACCGATATCAGCGACAGCCAGTGCAGGGGCGTCATTAATCCCGTCCCCTACCATCGCGACCTTGAGTCCCTGCTTCTGAAGTTCTCGTACCTTATCAGCCTTTTCTCCAGGAAGAACTTCAGCATAAACATGATCGATCCCCGCCTTCCGGGCAATCGCCAGTGCTGTCCGTTCATTGTCTCCCGTAATCATGTAAACGCCTGTCCCACGTGCTTTCAGTTCTGCTATCGCTTTTTTCGATGAGGGTTTCAATGTATCGGCAACAGCGATGATCGCTGAGAGCTGGCCGTCAATTGAGACAAACATGACGGTTTTTCCATCATTTTCAAGCTGTCTGGCTTTTTCAGCAGCCGGCCGGAACGAAACCTTTTCCTGCTTCATCAGGCGCCGGGTTCCGATGACCACCTTCCGGTCATCCACCCGTGCACTTATGCCGTAACCTGACCGGGCTTCAAAGTCCTCGACCGAAGGCATTTCATGTATCCCTTTTTCTTTCCCGAACGCCACAATGGCCTGGCCCAAAGGATGCTCACTAGAACTTTCTGCGCATACCACCATTTGGATGATCGACTGACGATCCAACTCGCCAAAAGTAAAGAGATCGGTCACCGCGGGTTTACCGTTCGTTATCGTACCTGTTTTATCCAGCATAACGGACTGGAGATTCTGTGCGGTTTCGAGAAATTCTCCGCCTTTAAACAAAATGCCGGCTTCAGCACCCTTACCTGTCCCAACCATGATCGAGGTTGGTGTAGCAAGCCCGAGTGCGCATGGGCAGGCAATCACGAGGACGCTGATTGCTGCAGAAAGAGCAGGCGCCAGTTCTCCCGGTCCCACAACTGAAATCCAGACAACAAAGACCAGTGCGGCAATCGATAAAACGACAGGGACAAAAATGCCGGAAATATTATCCGCCAGTCTCTGTATCGGCGCTTTCGAACCCTGAGCTTCCTCCACAATCCGGACAATACCGGCAAGCATGGTGTCTTTTCCGACTTTATCTGCCCTCATGACCAGTACCCCGTTCGTATTCATGGTCGCGCCGATCACCCGGTCACCATTCCTTTTCGTTACAGGAATCGATTCACCGGTAATCATCGATTCGTCAACAGACGAAGTGCCCTCAGTTACCATGCCGTCAACCGGAATTTTTTCACCCGGTCTGACTTTCAGCAGATCGCCGGGGATAACCTGTTCAATGGGCACCTTTTTTTCTGAACCGTTCCTGATCAACGTGGCCTCTTTGGCCTGCAGGCCCGTCAATTCACGGATCGCGTCGGTAGTGCGTCTTTTCGCCCGCGCCTCAAAATACTTTCCCAGATGAACCAGCGTGATCAGAATCGCACTCGTCTCAAAATACAGTGACGGATGCATCAGCCCGGAAAACTGATAGCGGATTGTCTCCTCCACGCTGTAAAAATAGGCGGCGCTTGTCCCTGTTGCCACCAGCACGTCCATATTGGCACTTTTGTTTACCAGAGCCCGATAAGCCCCGCGGTAAAAAGGCCAGCCGATATAAAACTGGACAATACTGGCCAGTAGAAACTGAAACCATGGGTTCATCAGAAGCGCCGGTACCGGCAGGCCTGTGGCAAATGGCAGATGAACCACCATAGTATACAATAACGGGAGAGAGAGTACCGTGGATAATATGACTTTATTCCGTTTCTTCTTTAATTCTTTTATCCGGTCGTCATCGCCCGTATCTGCCTCAGGAACAGCTTTGTAACCCAGTTTTCCGACCTTTTCAAAAATAGTGTCCGGTCCTGTAAATCCCGGGATATAATTTACGGTTCCCGACTCTGTTGCCAGATTAACCTGTGCAGATGTAACGCCCGGCATACGTGCTAATCCCTTCTCGATCCGCGCAGCGCAGGCGGCACAGGTCATTCCGCTGATCACCATGTCCAGACGTTTCTTTCTGACACCGTATCCCAGTTTTTCAATTTTCTCGATGATTTCATCAAGTGTGACTTTGTCTTCATCCACTATCACCCTTGCACTTTCCATAGCCAGATTGACGTTGGCATTGATCCCGTCCATCCTGTTGAGTACTTTCTCGATCCGGCTGGAGCAGGCAGCACAGGTCATTCCGGTTACACCGATGGTCATTTCTTTCTTCATGATCTACACCTTTTTATACTCTATTTATAGAACTGTTTCAGTACCTTAAGCAATTCGTCAATCTGCTCTGATCCGTGTCCCTCATCGATCGCCCGATAGACACAGGATTTTGTATGGCGTTCCAGTACTGAAAATCCAATTTTCTTCAGTGCAGCCTGGACGGCAGAAAGCTGGATCAGTATGTCAACACAATATCTGTCTTCTTCAACCATTTTCTGGAGGCCGCGTATCTGACCTTCCGCTCTTTTCAGACGGTTAATGATTTTTTGCTTTTCTTCTGAGGTCCTTGGCTGTGCCGGAGATTTATCCGGCTGCATCCGAAGTTCTTCGTCCCCAGGTGTGCAGTGGCAATCGTTGTGGTTGGTCAATACTTCTCCCCCTTTCATTGCTATTTTACCCCTGCAGGGTATACAGGGCAAATTCATGAAGAAAAAATGCTGACCGGGAGTCGGTGCCCCGGCTGACCCTTTTTTGCCCGCGCGCGTCATTGATCGCAGCATTTTATACTTGCTTAGCGGGCAAAAAAAACGTATACCACTTCTTCGGTATACGAAAAAAAACGGTATGATTCCCGGGCTGCCGGCCGGGTTATTTCATAATGGTCCGGAATCCGTTTCGCCTTCCGACAGGTCCCTGACATCGCCAGAAACTCAGTTGCCCGGATACGCTCATCCTTAAATTTTTTCTGCCTCACATAAAAAAAATGCCCGGTTGCGGCCGGGCGCAATGTCTGTGATTCAGCTGATGACCAATTCATCCGAACCGGCATTTTCCGTTCGAATTTCTGCTTCTGCAAACGCAGTTTCCAGCTCCTGCTTATAATGGTCCTGCTGTTTCTCATTCCAGTCCAGTTTCTCCGCCATGCAGGCGAGCACCGGGGCTGCCCATTTTTTCGCCCATTTAATATCAAACAGCGTTTTTCCTGTTCTTCGCGTGAAAAAGTCGACCGGTGAGCAGACCCTTTCATCCTGAAGAGAGTAATCAATCATCGCCAGAATTTCCCGGGCAGGTGCCGCTTCTCGGCCTCCGATTCATTTCCCTTAAATAAAGTATAGAGGAGATCAACATTGGTTCCGTATCGGTGCGCGAGTTCCGACGCTGTGTCGGCGGTTAAGCCAAGACGGACCCCTTCCGCTGTTTTCTCACGGATAAATGCCGGTAAATGAGCAGATCCTCCAAAATGGCCGCCGGAAAGGGGCGTATGAACGGTTCCACAGGCCGGGTAGTTGCGGCCATTCTCCCGGTGAAGCTGAGCAGTCACTTCATCAACAACGCGTTCTGCCATCTTCCGGTAACCGGTCAGTTTGCCTCCGGCTATAGAAATCAGACCTGAATCAGACAGGAAAATCTCATCTTTTCTCGATATTTCTGACGGTGACTTGCCCTCTTCCTGAATCAGCGGCCGGACGCCGGCCCAGCTCGATTCTACATCTTCCGGTGTCAGGTGTACCGTTGGAAACATCCCATTGATCGCATGAAGAATATAATCTCTGTCTGCGGCGGTTGGTTTCGGATCAATCGGCCGGGCCGAATAAGTGGTATCAGTCGTTCCGGCGTAGACCTTTCCATCCCGCGGGATCACAAAGATCATGCGTTTATCCCCGTTTGTGGTATCAAAGTAAATCGACTGATCCATCGGAAAACGCTGATGACTGATCACGATGTGCACCCCTTTAGTCAGATGCAGATGTTTTCCTTTCTTTGAGTGATCCTTCTCGCGGATGGTATCCACCCATGGCCCGGCTGCATTTACGATTTTTTTTGCATAGATCGCGTAGCTTTTCTCAGTGATTCTGTCCTTTACGCGAACGCCGGTCAGTTTATGGTCTGCATCGTAAATCAGATCCTCCACCCGGGCGTAATTGACGGCACGCGCCCCGCGGCTGACGGCTTCCTTCATGACTTCGATCGTTAGACGTGCGTCATCTGTCCGGTACTCTACATAATATCCTCCGCCGATCAATCCTTCCTTTTTAAGCAGTGGCTCTTTTTCCAGGGTCTCGTTGCGGTCAAGCATGATCCGCCGCTCACTCTTTTTGACACCGGCCAGATGATCATATAATTTCAGCCCCATGGATGTTGAAAATCTGCCGAATGTCCCTTTTTTATAGATCGGCAGCAGCATTTTTTCCGGACGGGTGACGTGGGGTGCATTTTCATAAACAATGGCGCGCTCCTTCCCCACTTCAGCAACAATTTTTACTTCAAGCTGCTTGAGATAGCGCAACCCGCCGTGAACCAGTTTGGTTGAACGGCTGGAGGTCCCTCCTGCAAAGTCCTGCATATCCACAAGACCGGTATGCAGGCCGCGGACCGTTGCATCCAGTGCGATACCAGCACCTGTGATGCCCCCTCCAATAACGAACAGATCAAGCGGTTGTGCCGCCATCTGCTCCAGATCATGACTTCTTTCAAAAGTTGAGAATGACATGTTACATTCCTCCTGATTCATCATATTTCATATTATTACCGGTTTGATCCCAGTATCAGATCCATACATGCTACTGCGTCAAAAAAAGAGGACCGCAAGCATCACCTGTGTATGTGGTACACAGGCATGCAGCGGTCCTCACCTTCTCCATGGCCATTTTATGAACTTGTCATGACTGACTCCTGTTAATCTGCTACCGGACTTGCCACTTGAGCGGCCGGTTTAAAAGCACGCGTAGCGTTTACAGCTGCGCTCCACCCGGCATACAGGCTGTTTCTTGTTTTTTCGTCCATCTGTGGCTGAAAATCTCTGCCCAGCTGCCATATGTCGGCGATTTCATCCTGACTGCCCCAGACACCCACTGCGAGTCCTGCCAGATAGGCTGCACCAAGCGCCGTTGTTTCACTGCTTGTCGGCCGCTCAACCGGAACACCGAGAATATCACTCTGAAACTGCATCAGTAAATTATTCATCGATGCCCCGCCGTCTGCACGCAGTTTGTTTAATGTGATGCCGGAATCAACCTGCATCGCATTCAGCACATCTTTTGTCTGATAGGCAAGGGATTCCAGGGCCGCCCGGATGAAATGCTCTTTAGTCGTGCCGCGCGTCAGGCCAAATGCGGCTCCACGGGCGTCTGAATCCCAGTAAGGGGTGCCCAGTCCGACAAAGGCAGGAACAAGATAAACCCCGTCTGTTGTCCTGACCCGGGCGGCGTAGGTTTCACTTTCAGGTGATGATTTGATCATCCTCATCCCGTCTCTCAGCCACTGGATGGCTGATCCTGCAACGAAAATGCTGCCTTCCAGGGCGTAGTGGACTTTACCGTTAAGGCCCCAGGCAATGGTTGTCAGGAGACCGCTTTTTGATTTCACGGCAGTTTCTCCGGTATTCATCAGCATAAAACAGCCGGTGCCGTATGTGTTCTTGACCATTCCCGGCTTAAAACAGTTCTGGCCGAACAGGGCAGACTGCTGATCTCCGGCGATACCGGCAATCGGGACATGTTCGCCAAAGAAATGATAACTGATCGTCTGTGCATACACTTCGGAAGACGAATGCACTTCCGGCAGCATTTGCTTCGGAATATCAAGCATTTCAAGCAGTTCATCGTCCCATTTCAGATCATAAATATTATACATCAGAGTACGTGACGCATTCGTGTAGTCGGTCACGTGGGCTTTGCCGCCCGACAGTTTCCAGATCAGCCAGGTATCGATCGTACCGAAAAGCAGGTCACCGTTTTTCGCCTTTTCTCTTGATCCTTCGACATGATCAAGAATCCACTTTACTTTCGTCCCCGCGAAATACGGGTCAATCAGCAGGCCCGTTTTATCACGCACCATTTGCTCATAACCTTTTTCTTTCAGTTCTCCACAGATATCTGCTGTCTGGCGTGACTGCCAGACGATCGCATGATAGATGGGGTGACCGGTATGGCGGTCCCAGACAACTGCTGTTTCCCGCTGATTCGTGATCCCGATTCCGGCAATTTCTTTTGGAGCAATTTCACTTGTTGACAGCGCATCGGCGATTACCGCGAGAATGGATGCCCAGATTTCATTGGCGTCCTGCTCAACCCATCCCGGATTGGGGAAATACTGCGTAAATTCTTTCTGAGAGGTTTGAACAATTCGTCCTTTATCATCAAATATCATCGCCCGGACGCTTGTCGTTCCTTCGTCCAGCGCTAAAATAAACTTTCCCATTGTTTTTCTCCTCCTGTTCATCTGATAGTGGTCAGTTTTGCCCGGAGGCAACCGGTTCCTGTGCTTCCGGGACGCTTCCCGCTTTCCGCTGATGTTCACCTTTCAGCGCCAGGATAACAACAGCCAGCGTAATCGCAGCGAAAACCCAGAACGCCGCTGTCATCTGTCCGGTAAAAAATGTCTGATAGAAAAGGGCCCCGAATACACCGCCAATGATCGGACCGACAACCGGAATCCAGGCATAGCCCCAGTTGGAGCCGCCCTTACCCGGAATGGGCAGCAGGGCATGTGCGAGCCGCGGTGCAAGATCTCGCGCAGGGTTAATGGCATAACCGGTTGTTCCGCCGAGAGCCATCCCGATCACAACAATCAGAAAACCGACCAGGAGCGGATTAAATCCGTCGGCCAGCTCATTTGCACCGATTGCCATAATACCGACAACAAGGATGAACGTACCGATCACTTCACTGAGCAGATTGCTCCAGTGACTCGGGATCGCCGGTCCGGTGCAGAAGACGCCCAGTTTCACCGAGGGATCATCTGTTTCTTTCCAGTGGGGCAGATAATGAAGAAAAACAATACAACCTCCAAGAAATCCGCCAATCATCTGTCCGGCAAGGTAAGCGGGGACTTCCTGCCAGGGGAAAGATCCGGCCGCTGCAAGGCCCAGCGTCAGCGCGGGATTCAGGTGGGCACCGCTGAACTGTCCGACTGCGTAAGCACCGATAGCAACAGCAAATCCCCAGCCGAATGAAATAACGATCCACCCTGAATTTCTCGCAAATGATTTTTTCAAGTTCACCCCTGCACAGACGCCATCACCTAAAACAATTAAAATCATGGTACCGATCAGTTCACCCATAAAACCTGACATTCATTCTTCCCCCTCACGATCAATCAGTTTCGGAATGAATCTATTCGGTCACAGCGGCCGGACACCAAAAAAAAGTCCACAACATCCTCTGCTGCATACCGGCTGCAGCAGATTTGTAGTGGAAGACCCGATTCAACATTCCGTGAAGCATGAACTTGATACTTAGAATCATAAGCGATAATGTAAGCGTTGTCAATAAAAAGACACAAAATAATTCTTCTTTTGTAACTTTTATCATTGCAGACTGTACTATCAGCCATTAAAAAAAGGCCACAAGGACTGATTTGATGTGGATATGGCTGAAGCACCGGAATGAAAGGCCTGTTCAACTTCCTCATGGGTACGAATCAGTCCGCCGGCAATCACAGGCTTCCCAAATTTTTCCCTGATCGCCCGGATCATCCCCGGAACCAGTCCCGGCAGAACTTCAACCATATCCGG from the Sporolactobacillus sp. Y61 genome contains:
- a CDS encoding (Fe-S)-binding protein, which translates into the protein MTTSDKKKIQQDFKENMDYDELLNCMRCGFCLPSCPTYIETGHQEKYSPRGRIALMKGITDGVVEPDEDIAHSLDLCLGCRACEPVCPSGVQYGHLLADARTILQHHKKQSVPVKMVRKGIFNGLFPHQDRVEKATGLLGFYQRSGLEKVGRKIGFMNLFPKSMAAMEKILPQAPKRREIKARPRYFAHDGEKKATVALFTGCLMDTIFFKTNNATIKLLQKAGCDVVIPENQLCCGALNGHNGEMEKAREMAKQNIEAFEKSDADYIITNAGGCSAFLIEYDHLLKDEPEWAKRAKHFVTKLKDISAILVDLDFQKTHRLRLPEQTITYQDSCHLRNVMHTFREPRMLLQSIEGAHFVEMEGADTCCGSAGDYNIVQPEMAMQILDHKMEKVEKTAAKTIVTANPGCLLEMKLGVDRAGKSGKVRAVHIADLLLEAVD
- the glcD gene encoding glycolate oxidase subunit GlcD; the encoded protein is MASAKRLKKQSRIRERLAEIVGTENVDASTSGRLVYSYDATPNYQSLPDFVVSPRSAEETAQVLKLCNDTGTPVYSRGSGTNLCADTCPAKGGVVLLLKHLNKILEIDRENLTITVQPGVITKTISETVEREGLFYPPDPSSMKISTIGGNISENSGGLRGLKYGVTRDYVMALQVALPNGELIRTGGKLTKDVAGYDLTRLFVGSEGTLGVITEATLKLIPKPESKKTILALYQDIESAGRSVSAIIAHKMIPVTLEFLDQDTLRAVEDFAHIGLPTEAKAILLIVQDGPEEIVERDIQKIAEICRSEHAVDVRLAASDEEAEQLATARRTALSALARLKPTTILEDATVPRSEIAKMVRAITDIAEKYQVRISTFGHAGDGNLHPTCLTDARNHEEMQRVEKAFAAIFEKAIELGGTLTGEHGIGMTKAPYLKWKLGETGISIMKGIKKAIDPNGIMNPGKVFAENSVERTSVERAVAAE
- the copZ gene encoding copper chaperone CopZ — translated: MAERTLEVKGMSCGHCKKAVSGALKDLEGVSSANVDLKSGKVDVQYDDAKVGFDQMKSAVEDQGYDVVK
- a CDS encoding heavy metal translocating P-type ATPase; translation: MKKEMTIGVTGMTCAACSSRIEKVLNRMDGINANVNLAMESARVIVDEDKVTLDEIIEKIEKLGYGVRKKRLDMVISGMTCAACAARIEKGLARMPGVTSAQVNLATESGTVNYIPGFTGPDTIFEKVGKLGYKAVPEADTGDDDRIKELKKKRNKVILSTVLSLPLLYTMVVHLPFATGLPVPALLMNPWFQFLLASIVQFYIGWPFYRGAYRALVNKSANMDVLVATGTSAAYFYSVEETIRYQFSGLMHPSLYFETSAILITLVHLGKYFEARAKRRTTDAIRELTGLQAKEATLIRNGSEKKVPIEQVIPGDLLKVRPGEKIPVDGMVTEGTSSVDESMITGESIPVTKRNGDRVIGATMNTNGVLVMRADKVGKDTMLAGIVRIVEEAQGSKAPIQRLADNISGIFVPVVLSIAALVFVVWISVVGPGELAPALSAAISVLVIACPCALGLATPTSIMVGTGKGAEAGILFKGGEFLETAQNLQSVMLDKTGTITNGKPAVTDLFTFGELDRQSIIQMVVCAESSSEHPLGQAIVAFGKEKGIHEMPSVEDFEARSGYGISARVDDRKVVIGTRRLMKQEKVSFRPAAEKARQLENDGKTVMFVSIDGQLSAIIAVADTLKPSSKKAIAELKARGTGVYMITGDNERTALAIARKAGIDHVYAEVLPGEKADKVRELQKQGLKVAMVGDGINDAPALAVADIGMAIGTGTDVAIEAADVTLVGGDLTHVAKVLDLSRKTMQNIRQNLFWALFYNAIGIPVAALGLLAPWVAGAAMAFSSVSVVANSLRLKSLKI
- a CDS encoding metal-sensitive transcriptional regulator, with the protein product MQPDKSPAQPRTSEEKQKIINRLKRAEGQIRGLQKMVEEDRYCVDILIQLSAVQAALKKIGFSVLERHTKSCVYRAIDEGHGSEQIDELLKVLKQFYK
- the glpK gene encoding glycerol kinase GlpK; translation: MGKFILALDEGTTSVRAMIFDDKGRIVQTSQKEFTQYFPNPGWVEQDANEIWASILAVIADALSTSEIAPKEIAGIGITNQRETAVVWDRHTGHPIYHAIVWQSRQTADICGELKEKGYEQMVRDKTGLLIDPYFAGTKVKWILDHVEGSREKAKNGDLLFGTIDTWLIWKLSGGKAHVTDYTNASRTLMYNIYDLKWDDELLEMLDIPKQMLPEVHSSSEVYAQTISYHFFGEHVPIAGIAGDQQSALFGQNCFKPGMVKNTYGTGCFMLMNTGETAVKSKSGLLTTIAWGLNGKVHYALEGSIFVAGSAIQWLRDGMRMIKSSPESETYAARVRTTDGVYLVPAFVGLGTPYWDSDARGAAFGLTRGTTKEHFIRAALESLAYQTKDVLNAMQVDSGITLNKLRADGGASMNNLLMQFQSDILGVPVERPTSSETTALGAAYLAGLAVGVWGSQDEIADIWQLGRDFQPQMDEKTRNSLYAGWSAAVNATRAFKPAAQVASPVAD
- a CDS encoding MIP/aquaporin family protein — its product is MSGFMGELIGTMILIVLGDGVCAGVNLKKSFARNSGWIVISFGWGFAVAIGAYAVGQFSGAHLNPALTLGLAAAGSFPWQEVPAYLAGQMIGGFLGGCIVFLHYLPHWKETDDPSVKLGVFCTGPAIPSHWSNLLSEVIGTFILVVGIMAIGANELADGFNPLLVGFLIVVIGMALGGTTGYAINPARDLAPRLAHALLPIPGKGGSNWGYAWIPVVGPIIGGVFGALFYQTFFTGQMTAAFWVFAAITLAVVILALKGEHQRKAGSVPEAQEPVASGQN